From Arcticibacter tournemirensis, one genomic window encodes:
- a CDS encoding dipeptide epimerase, which yields MSGRRDFIKKSGLITGASMVLGTNKILADARESFAGKGTLKLRFKPYTLNLKHAFNLASSSRTTTPVVLTELEYNGITGYGEASMPPYLGESHETVLKFLSKVDLSKFDDPFEMENILNYVDGIEEGNKAAKASVDIALHDLVGKIMKQPWYRIWGYDPSKTPVTSFTIGIDTPEVVRQKVKEADPYKILKVKLGRDTDKQMIETIREITDKPLCVDVNQGWKDKQQALDMAHWLHEKGIVFIEQPMPKEQIDDNAWLTERSPLPTMGDESVQRLEDVLKAYKVYTGINIKLMKCTGMREAHEMLTLARALGMKVMIGCMTETSCAISAAAQLAPMTDWADLDGALLISNDIYRGATVVNGKVTLNSKPGIGVEKI from the coding sequence ATGTCAGGAAGAAGAGACTTTATTAAGAAATCAGGTTTAATAACAGGAGCATCTATGGTGTTAGGTACAAATAAAATACTTGCTGACGCAAGAGAGAGCTTTGCCGGTAAGGGTACGTTGAAATTACGGTTTAAGCCATATACGTTAAACCTCAAACATGCTTTCAATCTGGCAAGCAGCTCGCGAACTACCACCCCTGTGGTTCTTACCGAACTGGAATATAACGGTATTACCGGATACGGTGAGGCTTCTATGCCTCCATACCTTGGTGAGTCTCACGAAACAGTGCTGAAGTTCCTGTCTAAAGTTGATCTTTCCAAATTCGACGACCCTTTTGAGATGGAAAACATTCTCAATTATGTCGACGGTATAGAGGAGGGCAATAAGGCTGCCAAGGCATCTGTGGATATTGCTTTGCACGACCTTGTGGGAAAGATCATGAAGCAGCCATGGTACCGCATATGGGGATATGACCCTTCAAAAACTCCTGTTACGTCCTTCACCATCGGGATTGACACTCCGGAAGTAGTGCGGCAAAAAGTAAAGGAGGCCGACCCCTATAAGATACTGAAAGTGAAACTCGGGCGTGATACAGATAAGCAGATGATCGAAACTATCCGGGAAATAACAGATAAGCCTCTTTGCGTTGATGTGAACCAGGGCTGGAAAGACAAGCAGCAGGCTCTTGATATGGCCCATTGGCTTCATGAAAAGGGGATCGTATTTATAGAACAGCCTATGCCTAAGGAGCAGATCGACGATAATGCATGGCTGACAGAAAGAAGTCCGTTACCTACCATGGGCGACGAATCGGTACAACGCCTGGAAGATGTGTTGAAGGCTTATAAAGTATATACAGGAATTAATATCAAGCTAATGAAATGTACCGGAATGCGTGAGGCACATGAGATGCTCACATTGGCCAGGGCACTCGGAATGAAAGTGATGATAGGGTGTATGACCGAAACGTCATGTGCCATATCTGCTGCTGCGCAGCTCGCCCCAATGACAGACTGGGCCGACCTCGATGGAGCGCTGCTCATTAGTAACGATATTTACCGGGGGGCGACAGTCGTGAACGGTAAAGTCACCCTGAATAGTAAACCAGGTATTGGTGTTGAAAAAATTTAA
- a CDS encoding C40 family peptidase, which yields MKRFYLILVLFIAAQHSLPAYADNDSVQVKRAEELLHRVEKQFAPDKRTSIFNAIIESENPLTIRVETTSKEALLHLRKTLAQSNIQTVLNEHLLPSADLGNRIYGIASLSVCNNRFVPTHTAELVSQTLLGTPVEILKKESGYYLVRTPEGYISWTEEAGISVVDETAFTKWKNAERVVFTSEYGHAYSEADTRSLPVSDLVAGNILELKGKNKKFYRIAYPDGRTGYVPVKQAELYRKWVARPDPDASEVIRTAKSLIGVPYLWGGTSVKGVDCSGFTKMSYYLNGIILARDASQQALTGEPVDILENDTVSIEKCLQNLLPGDLLFFGRKKADGGAPRVIHTAIYIGKGEFIQSAGMVRINSLLKEATNYDTYQTRTLLSARRILTAVGTEGISRIDKHSLYQTVSK from the coding sequence ATGAAAAGGTTTTATCTGATACTTGTTTTATTTATTGCTGCACAGCATTCTTTGCCGGCGTATGCAGATAATGATTCAGTGCAGGTAAAAAGAGCCGAAGAGCTGCTTCATCGTGTGGAGAAGCAGTTTGCTCCTGACAAAAGGACCTCGATATTTAATGCCATCATTGAATCGGAAAACCCCCTTACGATACGGGTTGAAACTACCAGTAAGGAAGCTCTCCTTCACCTAAGGAAGACCCTTGCTCAATCAAACATACAAACGGTCTTAAACGAACACTTACTGCCCTCGGCCGATCTTGGAAACCGGATATATGGTATTGCCAGTTTGTCGGTTTGCAATAACCGCTTCGTGCCCACACATACTGCTGAACTGGTTTCCCAAACTCTCCTGGGCACTCCTGTTGAAATATTGAAAAAAGAAAGCGGGTATTATCTTGTCCGCACTCCCGAAGGATATATCTCCTGGACAGAGGAAGCAGGAATCAGTGTCGTTGATGAAACCGCTTTTACGAAATGGAAGAATGCAGAGCGGGTTGTGTTTACATCTGAATATGGCCATGCCTACAGTGAAGCTGATACAAGATCTTTACCTGTTTCAGACCTCGTGGCGGGGAATATCCTCGAGCTTAAGGGGAAGAATAAGAAATTTTATAGGATAGCATACCCTGATGGAAGAACAGGATATGTACCGGTAAAGCAGGCAGAACTTTACAGGAAATGGGTTGCGAGGCCTGATCCTGATGCTTCCGAAGTTATCCGAACGGCGAAGTCGTTGATAGGAGTGCCCTATTTGTGGGGTGGTACCTCTGTAAAAGGCGTTGACTGCAGCGGCTTTACAAAGATGAGCTACTACCTCAACGGAATTATCCTGGCCAGGGATGCTTCGCAGCAGGCACTTACAGGAGAACCGGTAGATATTCTTGAAAATGATACCGTCAGCATTGAAAAATGTCTGCAGAACCTGCTCCCCGGCGACCTTTTGTTTTTCGGCCGGAAAAAGGCGGATGGAGGTGCACCCAGGGTCATTCATACGGCAATCTATATTGGCAAGGGAGAATTCATCCAGTCGGCGGGGATGGTAAGAATAAACAGCTTACTGAAAGAGGCGACTAATTATGATACCTATCAGACGCGTACGCTGCTGAGCGCGCGACGAATATTAACGGCAGTAGGAACCGAAGGTATAAGCCGTATCGATAAGCATTCTTTATATCAAACAGTATCCAAGTAA
- a CDS encoding PQQ-binding-like beta-propeller repeat protein, whose product MYRTIFLLFSFVLLQHANAQTVKFAFVTDTHIGNHSGADDLRRTVKDINENPALQFVVVTGDITEFGSDEELKTARQILDSLNKPWYAIAGNHDSNWSESGSNSFRRVFGAETFSFVSGGYLFAATSSGPNMRMGPGQVPRENIVWLDSVLNNMKDPEMPVIYLNHYPQDSAQNNWYEAIDRLKKKNVQLILCGHGHTNQLYDFEGIPGVMGRSNLRAKDSIGGYNIVTLEGGNAIFEVRRPVVQSQSQWLKVAMTNHHFGRDTQRYFRPSYAVNDKYPEAKVLWQYQDKSDVGAGTASGKGLVIATNTSGHIYALDKNTGKQKWLYKTSGKIYSTPEVAGNYVVTGSSDNHIYCLSLLTGKLIWKVAALKPVLGAPVIKDKTVYIGSSDGHFRALKLESGELKWDFDDVKGFVVTKPLIYKDKIYFGCWANDFYALDLASGKLAWKWNNGTSNRMFSPAACYPVASNGRVFIVAPDRYMTSFDAETGNVIWRKQIKDKRVRESMGLSSDGSLVYVKTMDGQLFGVSTRADSMQIDWKSELQLPYELTPSAIVESKGVVYVPSHSGLASAVERKSGKVLWQYKSSNSLLNPVMPLDKNKVVLSTMDGKITCIEYLKK is encoded by the coding sequence ATGTATAGAACGATCTTTTTATTATTCTCTTTTGTGCTGCTGCAGCATGCAAACGCACAAACTGTGAAGTTTGCTTTTGTGACTGATACACATATAGGAAATCACAGCGGAGCGGATGATTTAAGAAGAACGGTAAAGGATATAAATGAAAACCCGGCATTACAGTTTGTAGTAGTTACCGGGGATATTACAGAGTTTGGGTCGGATGAAGAGCTAAAAACAGCCCGGCAAATTCTTGACAGTCTCAACAAGCCCTGGTATGCAATTGCGGGTAACCACGATTCTAATTGGTCAGAAAGCGGCAGCAACAGCTTCCGCAGAGTTTTCGGAGCCGAGACCTTTTCCTTTGTTAGCGGAGGCTATCTTTTCGCTGCAACAAGCTCAGGTCCAAACATGCGTATGGGGCCTGGCCAGGTACCGCGCGAAAATATTGTATGGCTTGATTCGGTGCTGAACAACATGAAAGATCCCGAAATGCCGGTCATTTATCTGAATCACTATCCCCAGGACTCTGCCCAGAATAACTGGTACGAAGCAATAGACAGGTTAAAGAAGAAAAACGTACAGCTCATCCTTTGCGGGCATGGTCATACCAATCAGCTCTACGACTTTGAGGGAATTCCAGGAGTGATGGGCCGTTCTAACCTCCGAGCAAAAGACAGCATTGGCGGGTATAATATCGTAACGTTAGAGGGGGGAAACGCAATATTTGAAGTGCGAAGACCAGTTGTCCAGTCGCAAAGCCAATGGCTAAAGGTTGCTATGACGAATCACCACTTCGGGCGCGATACGCAGCGGTACTTCAGGCCATCGTATGCCGTGAATGATAAATATCCGGAAGCGAAGGTGTTATGGCAATATCAGGATAAGAGTGATGTAGGAGCAGGGACAGCCAGTGGAAAAGGCTTGGTTATAGCCACGAACACCAGCGGCCATATTTACGCCCTGGATAAGAACACCGGAAAACAAAAGTGGCTGTATAAAACCAGCGGAAAGATCTATTCAACTCCTGAAGTGGCCGGTAATTATGTAGTGACTGGTTCTTCAGATAATCATATTTATTGCCTTTCTCTTTTAACAGGAAAGCTTATTTGGAAAGTTGCTGCATTAAAGCCTGTTCTCGGGGCACCCGTCATTAAAGATAAAACGGTTTATATAGGCAGTTCCGACGGACATTTCAGAGCGCTGAAGCTTGAATCCGGAGAACTGAAATGGGATTTTGATGACGTAAAGGGGTTTGTGGTTACCAAACCGCTGATTTATAAGGATAAGATCTATTTTGGCTGCTGGGCAAACGATTTTTATGCCCTGGATCTGGCTTCGGGTAAGCTTGCCTGGAAATGGAACAATGGCACCTCCAACCGCATGTTCTCGCCGGCTGCCTGTTATCCGGTGGCATCAAACGGACGGGTGTTTATTGTAGCTCCCGATCGCTATATGACTTCCTTCGATGCTGAGACTGGTAATGTAATATGGCGGAAGCAGATAAAAGATAAACGGGTGCGCGAATCAATGGGGCTTTCCTCAGATGGCTCCCTGGTTTATGTGAAGACAATGGACGGACAGCTTTTTGGTGTGTCGACAAGGGCCGATTCTATGCAGATAGACTGGAAATCAGAACTTCAGCTACCCTACGAATTAACTCCTTCCGCTATTGTTGAAAGCAAAGGAGTAGTGTATGTACCTTCTCATTCAGGACTTGCATCAGCAGTAGAAAGAAAGAGCGGCAAGGTTCTGTGGCAGTACAAGAGTTCGAACAGTTTGCTGAATCCCGTAATGCCCCTTGATAAAAATAAGGTGGTGCTTAGCACTATGGACGGTAAAATTACCTGTATAGAGTATTTAAAGAAATAG
- a CDS encoding glycoside hydrolase family 9 protein: MKRSIFIILSAFVFFSTKAADDSWIRINQLGYTPGGIKVAVWVSKSAGNIRDFELINANTEKIVYRGKAGHGFGAYGPFKESYRLNFSEFKTPGSFYVRAGSVKSPVFRIDADVYKGTADFALRYMRQQRSGYNPYLKDSCHTTDGYTMYGPMPDSTRIDVAGGWHDASDYLQYSTTSANATYHLLAAYRDFPSAFTDEHQANGLNGSNGVADVLDEAKWGIEWLLKMHPKEDWLFNQLADDRDHKGMRLPSLDSVDYGVGPGKGRPVYFATGMPQGLGKYKNRATGVASTAGKFAAAFALGSKVYQGSDAAFSALLREKALSAYLLGIQKPGVCQTAPNLAPYFYEEDNWVDDMELGAAALYQLTNNKKYFNEGFQFGLKEKVTPWMGADTARHYQWYPFHNFGHYELAGEAIARDRKELTGFYKEGIENIWKKGKKNAFYRGVPFIWCSNNLTTSFAIQCFLYEKLSGDKSYRELEQANFDWLFGCNPWGTSMVYGLPTGGDTPADPHSSFTHLYKYPIDGGLVDGPVYGSIYKGLRGITLYGDDEYADFQSDLVVYHDDYGDYSTNEPTMDGTASLVYLLAAKESENREGVQKKKVVTDAHGAIIRGDTTKKNIALVFTGDEFADGGEIIARTLRRNHVKASFFFTGRFYRNPLFEKLIIELKKDDHYLGAHSDQHLLYCDWKRRDSMLVTEEQFKEDLRRNYDAMMYFGIEKQDASYFLPPYEWYNSTVAKWTKEEGMQLVNFSPGTRSTADYTYPDMGKSYISSKDIYNSILSFEANAKNGMNGFMLLMHIGTDVRRTDKFYNLLDSLIKVLHHKGYSFEKIDKLLNEGE; this comes from the coding sequence ATGAAAAGAAGCATTTTTATAATACTGTCAGCTTTTGTTTTTTTTAGTACAAAAGCTGCTGACGATAGTTGGATCCGCATTAACCAACTTGGATATACTCCCGGTGGTATAAAAGTAGCAGTATGGGTAAGCAAATCAGCTGGGAATATCCGTGATTTTGAACTTATCAATGCAAATACTGAGAAAATTGTATATCGTGGAAAAGCAGGCCACGGGTTCGGAGCTTACGGTCCTTTCAAAGAGTCGTACCGGCTGAACTTTTCGGAATTCAAAACTCCCGGTAGCTTTTACGTCAGGGCAGGGTCGGTGAAGTCGCCTGTTTTCCGGATAGATGCCGATGTTTATAAGGGTACAGCAGACTTCGCGCTTCGTTATATGCGTCAGCAGCGAAGCGGTTACAATCCGTATCTTAAGGATTCATGTCATACTACCGATGGGTATACCATGTATGGCCCTATGCCCGACAGCACGCGAATAGATGTTGCCGGCGGCTGGCATGATGCATCTGATTATCTTCAGTATTCTACAACTTCAGCCAACGCAACCTATCATCTTCTGGCAGCGTACAGGGATTTCCCTTCCGCTTTTACTGATGAGCACCAGGCAAATGGACTGAATGGTTCAAACGGGGTGGCTGATGTTCTGGATGAGGCAAAATGGGGAATTGAATGGCTGCTGAAAATGCATCCGAAAGAAGACTGGCTTTTCAATCAGCTGGCCGATGATCGCGATCACAAAGGAATGCGTCTTCCATCGCTCGATTCAGTGGATTACGGGGTAGGTCCGGGAAAAGGGCGACCCGTTTATTTTGCTACCGGAATGCCACAGGGGTTGGGTAAATACAAGAACAGAGCTACCGGTGTGGCTTCCACAGCCGGAAAGTTTGCCGCTGCTTTTGCCCTGGGATCGAAGGTCTATCAGGGCAGCGATGCTGCTTTTTCCGCATTGTTGAGGGAGAAAGCGTTGTCCGCCTATTTACTGGGAATTCAGAAACCGGGAGTGTGTCAAACTGCTCCTAATCTTGCTCCTTATTTTTACGAGGAAGATAACTGGGTGGATGATATGGAGCTTGGTGCGGCAGCGCTTTATCAACTGACCAACAATAAGAAGTATTTCAATGAGGGTTTTCAGTTTGGTTTAAAAGAGAAGGTGACACCCTGGATGGGCGCTGATACTGCCCGTCATTATCAGTGGTATCCCTTTCATAACTTCGGTCACTACGAGCTGGCCGGTGAAGCCATTGCCAGAGATCGTAAAGAGCTGACTGGTTTTTATAAAGAAGGAATCGAAAATATATGGAAAAAGGGAAAGAAGAACGCTTTTTACCGGGGTGTGCCTTTTATCTGGTGTTCAAATAATTTGACTACGTCCTTCGCTATCCAGTGTTTTTTATATGAAAAGCTTAGTGGCGACAAATCTTACAGAGAACTTGAACAGGCAAATTTCGACTGGTTATTCGGTTGTAATCCCTGGGGAACCAGCATGGTGTATGGTCTTCCAACCGGCGGTGATACTCCAGCCGATCCGCATTCCTCCTTTACACATTTGTATAAGTATCCAATAGACGGCGGGCTGGTTGATGGACCTGTTTATGGCTCGATTTATAAGGGCTTGCGCGGAATCACCTTGTATGGCGACGATGAATATGCTGATTTTCAATCTGATCTTGTAGTTTATCATGATGACTATGGCGATTATAGTACCAACGAGCCTACTATGGATGGTACAGCTTCCCTGGTTTATCTGCTCGCTGCAAAGGAATCAGAAAACCGGGAGGGTGTTCAAAAAAAAAAAGTAGTTACTGATGCGCATGGAGCGATTATCCGGGGTGATACCACTAAGAAAAATATCGCACTGGTTTTCACCGGCGACGAGTTTGCAGATGGAGGAGAGATAATCGCAAGGACTTTAAGACGGAATCATGTAAAAGCTTCTTTTTTCTTTACCGGTCGCTTTTACAGGAATCCGTTGTTTGAAAAACTGATAATAGAACTAAAAAAAGACGATCACTATCTGGGGGCGCATTCTGATCAGCATCTGTTGTATTGCGACTGGAAACGGAGAGACAGTATGCTGGTCACCGAAGAGCAATTTAAAGAGGATCTGCGCAGAAATTATGATGCAATGATGTACTTTGGTATCGAAAAACAGGATGCTTCTTATTTTCTGCCGCCTTACGAGTGGTATAACAGTACTGTCGCAAAGTGGACAAAGGAGGAAGGAATGCAGTTGGTGAATTTTAGCCCGGGAACGCGATCGACGGCCGACTATACTTATCCTGATATGGGTAAGAGCTATATTTCATCAAAAGATATCTACAACTCGATATTGAGTTTTGAAGCGAATGCAAAAAATGGGATGAACGGCTTTATGTTGCTGATGCATATCGGTACTGACGTTAGGAGGACAGATAAGTTTTATAATCTGCTCGACAGTTTGATTAAGGTTTTGCATCATAAAGGATATTCCTTCGAAAAAATAGATAAGCTTCTGAATGAGGGAGAATAG
- a CDS encoding glycoside hydrolase family 10 protein: MFAKKNGILVSFFFFSIEVLAQNLHLPKREFRAVWIATVQNIDWPSKRGLSSEVQKQEFVNILNDHQKTGINAIMLQVRPSADAVYGKSRELWSMFLSGKQGVAPQPLYDPLDFAVIEAHKRGMELHAWFNPYRATNDTIDSNTAIQHITRTKPEWFFTYAGKKYFNPGLPEVRNYIIGIIMDVVRNYDIDGVHFDDYFYPYPGKTPLPDSASFVQYGKEFSSIDDWRRNNVDVLIKTLSDSIHAEKRYMKFGISPFGIWRNQKDDPEGSETNGLSGYSALYADAKKWLTEGWIDYINPQVYFPFNYPAAAYEKLVDWWSNVANGKHVYIGHSVYRAMEDRDGWRDKQQLPNQIRYLRQNPRVQGSVFFSSKSLTNNLAGFKDSLRNDYYKYPALLPQMIWMDAVPPLSPLKLKASRVPGGVLLKWSEPIAVRDGEVAYGYVIYRFDKNERIDINNPEHIIHVSFNAKTTTYTDSSDKQSGKYIYLVTSIDRMKNESTPSNAATVKVKK; encoded by the coding sequence ATGTTTGCGAAAAAAAACGGTATTCTAGTCTCTTTTTTTTTCTTTTCTATAGAAGTTTTAGCTCAGAACCTCCATCTTCCCAAACGCGAGTTTCGTGCAGTTTGGATAGCCACTGTTCAAAATATAGACTGGCCTTCTAAACGGGGGTTGAGTTCGGAGGTCCAGAAACAGGAGTTTGTGAATATTCTGAATGATCATCAGAAGACGGGTATCAATGCTATTATGCTGCAGGTTCGTCCGTCCGCAGACGCCGTGTATGGTAAAAGCCGGGAGCTATGGAGCATGTTTTTGTCCGGGAAGCAGGGAGTTGCTCCCCAACCGCTCTATGATCCTCTTGACTTTGCAGTTATTGAAGCGCATAAGAGAGGGATGGAACTTCATGCCTGGTTTAATCCTTACAGGGCAACGAACGATACCATCGACTCAAATACGGCCATTCAGCATATTACCAGAACCAAACCCGAGTGGTTTTTCACCTACGCCGGAAAGAAGTACTTTAATCCGGGGCTGCCTGAGGTGAGAAATTATATAATTGGGATCATTATGGATGTGGTTAGGAATTACGACATCGATGGCGTCCACTTTGATGACTATTTTTATCCCTATCCGGGCAAAACTCCTCTGCCCGACAGCGCATCTTTCGTTCAATACGGAAAGGAGTTTTCTTCAATTGACGACTGGCGACGGAATAATGTGGATGTGCTCATAAAAACTCTTTCAGATAGCATCCATGCAGAAAAGCGGTATATGAAGTTCGGCATCAGTCCTTTTGGTATCTGGCGTAATCAGAAAGATGACCCGGAAGGTTCGGAGACAAACGGCCTTTCCGGATACAGCGCCTTGTATGCAGATGCAAAGAAATGGCTGACAGAGGGCTGGATCGACTATATAAATCCACAGGTTTATTTCCCTTTTAATTATCCAGCAGCTGCTTACGAAAAGCTGGTGGACTGGTGGAGCAACGTAGCGAATGGGAAACATGTATATATCGGACATAGTGTTTACCGCGCCATGGAAGATCGTGATGGCTGGCGGGATAAACAGCAGCTCCCAAATCAGATCCGTTATCTCCGGCAAAATCCAAGGGTTCAGGGGAGTGTGTTTTTTAGTTCGAAATCGCTTACCAATAACCTTGCAGGATTCAAAGATTCTTTAAGGAACGATTATTATAAGTACCCGGCATTGTTGCCGCAAATGATATGGATGGATGCAGTTCCTCCTCTGTCGCCTCTTAAGCTAAAGGCTTCACGGGTTCCGGGAGGGGTGTTGTTAAAATGGAGCGAGCCTATAGCTGTCAGGGATGGTGAGGTCGCTTACGGATATGTTATTTACCGGTTTGATAAAAACGAGCGGATAGACATAAATAATCCGGAGCATATCATTCATGTTAGTTTCAACGCTAAAACAACCACTTATACTGATAGCAGTGATAAACAAAGCGGCAAATACATTTATCTCGTGACCTCTATTGACAGGATGAAGAATGAGAGTACGCCATCTAATGCCGCGACAGTAAAAGTTAAAAAATGA
- a CDS encoding RagB/SusD family nutrient uptake outer membrane protein, protein MKYYNRFIYSAFTAVTLLASCNKDVLDRPQLTASRDNAYWRNETDIRLYTNAYYANYFTGYNSGFGVDYAPSRGYTFNDDVTRKGVQSNFEIAVPSTRASTSETAAWLTQYAGPTWDFAWVRKSNILIDRLENVAKVNLPGEAYNHWMGVARFFRAFEYTRLVQVFGNVPYFDKDVQETELDLLYKDRDNRGVVMDKVYDDCVFAMQNIRLDDGKQNLNRYIAAAFISRFMLFEGTYEYYHNINTERAKKYLQLAIEASELVMNSGKYSFGSDFKSLFASENLSGNPEVLMYRTYDAALNVTHSVGSYSNGTETVEVDPNLVLIKSFICNDGKVWQNSSVTNANSFSPKDLVVTRDPRFEASFIDKPINASATLLYGYKFASRQAITYIGKPYPSIWTSNTNTNDAPVIRLAEVVLNWIEAKAVLAQHLGGTAVTQADLDKSINAIRNRPLDAEAIAKGVKKTTGLQLDFLPVDPARDSDVPALIWEIRRERRMEFVFEYSRLLDLKRWKKLNYMNFSTNDDYFYGPWVNIATEMPAFLAATYKDNLKVRKADGTVVTYNGTNGSEMVGFYRVQNAANRNTFGDEAYLSPVGQTQINEYKDKGYTLTQTAGW, encoded by the coding sequence ATGAAATATTATAACAGATTTATATATAGTGCGTTTACGGCAGTTACCCTACTGGCTTCATGTAACAAGGATGTGCTTGATCGACCTCAGTTAACCGCCTCAAGAGACAATGCGTATTGGAGAAATGAAACCGATATACGTTTATACACTAATGCTTATTATGCTAATTATTTCACTGGGTATAATAGTGGATTTGGCGTTGACTACGCTCCATCGCGAGGTTATACGTTTAACGATGATGTTACGAGGAAGGGGGTTCAAAGTAATTTTGAAATTGCGGTACCATCAACCAGAGCATCAACTTCTGAAACCGCAGCTTGGTTGACACAATATGCTGGACCGACGTGGGATTTTGCATGGGTGAGGAAGTCTAACATATTGATCGATCGTCTTGAGAATGTCGCCAAGGTAAATTTGCCGGGCGAGGCATATAATCATTGGATGGGGGTTGCGCGTTTTTTTAGAGCTTTTGAATATACCCGTCTGGTACAGGTTTTTGGAAATGTTCCATATTTTGACAAAGATGTACAAGAGACTGAACTGGATCTGTTATATAAAGATCGCGATAACAGGGGAGTGGTAATGGATAAAGTTTATGACGATTGTGTGTTTGCAATGCAAAATATCAGGCTGGATGATGGAAAACAAAATTTGAACAGATATATCGCTGCGGCATTCATTTCGAGGTTTATGTTGTTTGAAGGGACTTATGAATATTACCACAATATAAATACGGAGAGAGCGAAAAAATATCTTCAGTTGGCAATTGAAGCTTCTGAGTTGGTGATGAATAGTGGAAAGTACAGTTTTGGAAGTGATTTTAAGAGCTTATTTGCGTCTGAGAACCTATCTGGAAATCCTGAAGTTCTGATGTACAGAACGTATGATGCTGCTTTGAATGTTACTCATAGTGTTGGTTCATACTCAAACGGTACTGAAACTGTAGAAGTGGATCCTAATCTGGTGCTCATTAAGTCGTTTATATGTAATGATGGAAAGGTCTGGCAAAACTCGAGTGTCACCAACGCAAACAGCTTTTCACCAAAGGATCTTGTAGTGACACGTGACCCACGTTTTGAAGCGAGCTTTATAGATAAGCCAATTAACGCTTCTGCCACTCTGCTGTATGGGTATAAATTTGCGTCCAGGCAAGCTATTACCTATATCGGGAAACCTTACCCATCAATCTGGACAAGTAATACCAACACAAATGATGCACCTGTTATTCGCCTTGCAGAGGTAGTTCTAAATTGGATAGAAGCAAAAGCTGTGTTGGCTCAACATTTAGGTGGAACAGCAGTTACTCAGGCAGATCTTGATAAATCGATTAATGCTATAAGAAATAGACCTCTTGATGCAGAAGCTATTGCAAAAGGTGTAAAGAAAACCACTGGATTACAGTTGGACTTTTTGCCAGTTGATCCGGCTCGTGATTCAGATGTACCTGCGCTGATCTGGGAAATTCGTCGTGAAAGACGGATGGAATTTGTGTTTGAATATTCGCGACTGCTGGATCTCAAGCGGTGGAAGAAGCTTAACTACATGAACTTTAGTACCAACGATGATTATTTCTATGGGCCTTGGGTTAATATTGCAACAGAAATGCCTGCTTTTTTAGCTGCCACTTATAAAGATAATTTAAAGGTAAGGAAGGCTGACGGAACGGTGGTAACCTACAATGGAACTAATGGTAGTGAAATGGTCGGATTCTATAGAGTGCAGAATGCTGCTAACCGGAATACGTTTGGTGATGAAGCATATCTTTCTCCTGTAGGACAGACGCAAATTAATGAATACAAAGATAAAGGCTACACTCTTACGCAAACAGCAGGATGGTAA